TGCTGGTGACTCAGCCCGAACACGCTCAGTTGTGGTATTGGCTGATGTCGATTCTTGCGCTGGCGCTCGGCGTGTTTCTGGTGATTTCGATCGGCGGTGCGGACATGCCGGTGGTGATTGCGTTGCTGAATTCGTATTCCGGGCTGGCGGCTTCAGCGACGGGTTTCGTGCTGAACAACAACCTGCTGATCATTGCGGGCTCGCTGGTCGGGGCCTCCGGTTTGATTCTGACCCGCATCATGTGCGACGCGATGAACCGCTCGCTTCCGGCCGTGCTGTTTGGAACGCTGCAGGGCGGCAAGAGTTCGCTGTCCGCCGACGAGGTCTACAAGAACGTCAAATCCACGTCACCCGATGAAGTTGCGATGATGCTGGAAGTTGCTCAGAACGTGCTGATCGTTCCGGGTTACGGCATGGCGGTCGCTCAGGCTCAGCATGCCGTGCGCGATTTGACAAACCTGCTGCTTCAGCGAGACATCAATGTGGAGTTCGGCATTCACCCGGTTGCGGGACGCATGCCGGGTCACATGAATGTCCTGCTGGCCGAGGCCGACATTGCCTACGACCGGCTGAAGGAAATGGACGACGTGAATTCGACGATGGATCAATACGACGTGGCGATCGTTCTGGGAGCCAATGACGTCGTAAATCCCCTGGCTCGCACAGACCCGGACAGCCCGATCGCCGGGATGCCCATCATCGATGTCGACAAGGCGCGAACGGTCGTGGTCGTGAAAAGAAGCCTCAGCCCCGGCTTTGCGGGAATCGCGAATCCTCTGTTCGCGGCGGACAATGCACTGATGTTGTTCGGCGACGGGAAAGCGGCAATCGTCGACGTGGTCAAGGCACTGCACGAAGGATAGCCGACTTTCAA
This region of Planctomycetaceae bacterium genomic DNA includes:
- a CDS encoding NAD(P)(+) transhydrogenase (Re/Si-specific) subunit beta: MNTDVIDLIYLVAAILFIVGLKGLTKPRTAVRGNLLGALAMLIAVVATLVHRDVISWTGIGIAIAIGSIVGVVLALRIQMTAMPQLVALFNGLGGGASVLVAGAYLAGREHAAHVASGSCFADVLTATAASGLIGAVTLSGSLVAFGKLQELKFIKDVSFPGQQLLNAVLAMGSIGLGALLVTQPEHAQLWYWLMSILALALGVFLVISIGGADMPVVIALLNSYSGLAASATGFVLNNNLLIIAGSLVGASGLILTRIMCDAMNRSLPAVLFGTLQGGKSSLSADEVYKNVKSTSPDEVAMMLEVAQNVLIVPGYGMAVAQAQHAVRDLTNLLLQRDINVEFGIHPVAGRMPGHMNVLLAEADIAYDRLKEMDDVNSTMDQYDVAIVLGANDVVNPLARTDPDSPIAGMPIIDVDKARTVVVVKRSLSPGFAGIANPLFAADNALMLFGDGKAAIVDVVKALHEG